A region from the Oceanidesulfovibrio marinus genome encodes:
- a CDS encoding ferredoxin reductase family protein, giving the protein MSMKTTMAPAVRAPLAVLVVLVIYIAPLAFGASELMEHLPKLLEGGSAREWSHSIGLSLALAALAYLLIQAVLALRLSVLDRILSHNLVMIHHRRVAVLAVILATLHPLCMFLFERVTKTGIHLADEWPLLVGAMALTTLWFTAAVALYRKFLELPFHTWWLGHRLGVSTLIVLVGVHKIFVTGEYTEAGDLAGTIAIVLFFLGVLAYNEIVKPARLSRRTYTVSEVTSPGAETHEIVLDPPSGTSLDHAPGQFAFLTFRSARLPREEHPFTIASSPQDDGRLRFTIRCSGDFTSGLGQLLPGDSCLVDGPYGLFTSKAHDPDGARPLVLIAGGVGITPMLSMLRAMHADADKAQDGRRVLCIWSNRTAGDVVHCEEFAAFVRDMPHLRLVHVLTRAQKPDGEDLPGEVRYGRIDTELVSELAGPMLKKGDASAPPLAYICGPAPMMAAMRQALKDAGMAGRNIHTEEFSI; this is encoded by the coding sequence ATGAGCATGAAGACCACCATGGCGCCGGCTGTCCGCGCTCCCCTGGCCGTTCTCGTCGTCCTGGTCATTTATATCGCGCCACTGGCCTTTGGCGCCAGCGAACTCATGGAGCATCTGCCCAAGCTCCTGGAGGGCGGCTCGGCAAGGGAGTGGTCCCACTCCATCGGCCTGAGCCTAGCCCTGGCCGCCCTGGCCTATCTGCTAATCCAGGCCGTGCTGGCCCTGCGGCTGTCCGTGCTGGACAGGATCCTCTCGCACAACCTGGTGATGATCCACCACCGCCGGGTGGCCGTACTGGCCGTAATCCTGGCCACGCTCCACCCCCTGTGCATGTTCCTGTTCGAGCGCGTGACCAAGACGGGCATACACCTGGCCGACGAGTGGCCGCTGCTGGTGGGCGCCATGGCGCTGACCACCCTGTGGTTCACCGCCGCCGTGGCATTGTATAGAAAATTTCTGGAGCTGCCCTTCCATACCTGGTGGCTGGGCCACCGTCTGGGCGTGAGCACGCTCATCGTGCTGGTGGGCGTGCACAAAATCTTCGTCACCGGCGAGTACACCGAGGCCGGCGACCTAGCCGGCACCATCGCCATCGTCCTGTTCTTCCTGGGCGTGCTGGCCTACAATGAGATCGTCAAGCCGGCCCGGCTCTCCCGCCGGACGTACACCGTGTCCGAGGTCACATCACCGGGCGCGGAGACCCACGAGATCGTGCTGGACCCGCCGTCCGGAACCAGCCTGGACCACGCGCCCGGCCAGTTCGCCTTCCTGACCTTCCGCTCGGCCAGGCTCCCGCGGGAGGAGCACCCCTTCACCATCGCCTCGTCGCCGCAGGATGACGGACGGCTGCGCTTCACCATCCGCTGCAGCGGCGACTTCACGTCCGGGCTGGGCCAACTCCTGCCGGGCGACAGCTGCCTGGTGGACGGACCCTATGGCCTGTTCACCTCAAAGGCCCACGACCCGGACGGCGCGCGGCCCCTGGTGCTCATCGCCGGCGGCGTGGGCATAACGCCCATGCTCTCCATGCTGCGCGCCATGCACGCAGACGCGGACAAGGCCCAGGACGGCCGCCGCGTGCTCTGCATCTGGTCCAACAGAACCGCGGGCGACGTGGTCCACTGCGAGGAGTTCGCGGCATTCGTGCGCGACATGCCCCACCTGCGGCTGGTCCATGTTCTGACGCGGGCGCAGAAGCCCGACGGCGAGGATTTGCCGGGCGAGGTCCGCTACGGTAGGATTGATACCGAGCTCGTGAGCGAGCTTGCCGGCCCCATGCTGAAAAAGGGGGATGCGTCCGCGCCTCCGCTGGCGTATATCTGCGGACCAGCGCCCATGATGGCGGCCATGCGGCAGGCTTTGAAGGATGCGGGCATGGCCGGACGCAACATCCACACCGAGGAGTTCAGCATCTGA
- a CDS encoding 16S rRNA (guanine(527)-N(7))-methyltransferase RsmG encodes MAKQKVRAEQVATWLAPAAQAAGIAEHELESAVPGLARYAELLLGWGASMNLVGVKQPRRLMEELVADSLHLAAFLRAHHPEAALTYDLGAGAGLPGIPLRFFHDSGEHVMAEVREKRVIFLRYAIADLGLPNMRVVHGPAEELIAEQRANLVMARAFLPWPELLHLVSGDEPGQCAALEPGGMVVVLASEAPPEPDDPRVPGVLAAGASRQYETAAGDRWFWSFTTTAGS; translated from the coding sequence ATGGCCAAGCAGAAAGTCCGTGCGGAGCAGGTTGCAACGTGGCTGGCTCCGGCGGCGCAGGCGGCCGGTATCGCCGAACACGAGCTGGAGTCCGCGGTCCCTGGTCTGGCGCGCTACGCCGAGCTGCTGCTGGGCTGGGGCGCGTCCATGAACCTGGTGGGCGTGAAGCAGCCGCGTCGGTTGATGGAGGAGCTGGTGGCGGACAGCCTGCACCTGGCTGCGTTCCTGCGCGCGCATCATCCGGAGGCCGCGCTGACCTACGATCTCGGCGCCGGGGCCGGTCTGCCCGGCATTCCGTTGCGTTTTTTCCATGACAGCGGCGAGCATGTGATGGCCGAGGTGCGCGAGAAGCGTGTGATCTTCCTGCGCTACGCCATTGCCGATCTCGGGTTGCCGAACATGCGCGTGGTGCACGGCCCGGCCGAAGAGCTCATTGCCGAACAGCGCGCAAACCTGGTCATGGCGCGGGCCTTTCTGCCGTGGCCGGAGCTGTTGCACTTGGTGAGCGGGGACGAGCCCGGACAGTGCGCGGCCCTGGAGCCGGGCGGCATGGTCGTGGTGCTGGCCTCGGAAGCGCCGCCCGAGCCGGACGATCCCAGAGTGCCGGGGGTCCTGGCAGCCGGGGCGTCCCGCCAGTACGAGACCGCCGCCGGTGACCGCTGGTTCTGGTCCTTTACGACAACGGCCGGGAGCTAG
- a CDS encoding SPOR domain-containing protein has product MQFELNKKQKSEGSGGKRYKLELSTIGWVASIAVLLIGVTWVFIFGVLVGRGYRPEQTVPELARIMPSENRTNATSANNEVLKAEELQFYDSLKEGAPKQAANDLKPAAEAKEQTAAQAKPQQQAQAAPKQAQATKAATTTPAQTAAKQQTAAAAPKKNDLLTPPEPAPTNEPAHAAAQAKKPQATAAKANTMEGAGQEGDQQVYDYVYQIAAFADSKAAESFRTKVAGLGFKSYVMPSKGENKTWHRVLVQFRGRPEDTRELKAKLAGIGVDRTILRQKKPI; this is encoded by the coding sequence ATGCAATTCGAGCTCAACAAAAAACAGAAGTCCGAAGGTTCCGGCGGCAAGCGCTACAAGCTGGAGCTGAGCACTATCGGCTGGGTGGCCAGCATCGCGGTGCTGCTCATCGGTGTCACCTGGGTCTTCATCTTCGGCGTGCTCGTGGGACGCGGCTACCGTCCCGAGCAGACAGTGCCGGAGCTCGCGCGCATAATGCCGTCCGAAAACCGCACCAACGCCACCTCCGCGAACAACGAGGTGCTCAAGGCCGAGGAGCTGCAGTTCTACGACTCGCTCAAGGAAGGCGCTCCCAAGCAGGCGGCCAATGATCTGAAGCCGGCCGCGGAAGCCAAGGAGCAGACCGCCGCCCAGGCCAAGCCGCAGCAGCAGGCCCAGGCTGCTCCCAAGCAGGCGCAGGCCACCAAGGCCGCCACGACCACTCCGGCGCAGACGGCGGCCAAGCAACAGACCGCGGCCGCAGCGCCCAAGAAAAATGATCTGCTGACCCCTCCGGAGCCCGCGCCCACCAACGAACCGGCGCACGCCGCAGCCCAGGCCAAGAAACCCCAGGCTACGGCGGCAAAGGCGAACACCATGGAAGGGGCCGGCCAGGAAGGCGACCAGCAGGTTTACGACTACGTCTACCAGATCGCCGCGTTCGCAGACTCCAAGGCCGCGGAGTCCTTCCGCACCAAGGTTGCCGGCCTGGGGTTCAAGTCGTACGTGATGCCGAGCAAGGGCGAGAACAAGACCTGGCACCGCGTGCTGGTGCAGTTCCGGGGCCGCCCGGAAGATACACGCGAGCTCAAGGCCAAGCTGGCCGGGATCGGCGTGGATCGCACCATCCTGCGCCAGAAGAAACCCATCTAG
- a CDS encoding L-threonylcarbamoyladenylate synthase, which produces MNLRYLSASLALSFEDAVARLHAGKGLVYPTETFFGLGCKATDHEAVALIAQCKTRPVYKPVPVIAGSVEQLALLTPGFAERPQENAFEAIAAAFWPGPVAVLLPARQELPRPLHGATGHVAARICGHPLARRLCLEAGEPLTATSANQSGEPPAARLDELDPELVRAVGGYIAAEPQPAGGRPSTIVSIEPDGSLRVVREGIVPTLVLEQAGFCIVS; this is translated from the coding sequence TTGAACCTACGATATCTCAGCGCTTCTCTCGCGCTCTCCTTTGAGGACGCCGTGGCCCGGCTGCACGCCGGCAAGGGGCTGGTCTACCCCACGGAAACCTTCTTCGGCCTGGGCTGCAAAGCCACGGATCACGAGGCTGTGGCCCTGATTGCGCAGTGCAAGACGAGGCCCGTGTATAAGCCCGTGCCTGTCATTGCCGGCTCGGTGGAGCAGCTGGCGCTGCTCACGCCCGGCTTTGCGGAGCGGCCGCAGGAGAATGCTTTCGAGGCGATAGCGGCGGCGTTCTGGCCCGGACCGGTGGCCGTGCTGCTGCCTGCGCGGCAGGAGCTGCCGCGGCCTCTGCACGGCGCCACCGGCCATGTGGCGGCGCGGATATGCGGCCATCCCCTGGCGCGGCGTCTCTGTCTGGAAGCTGGCGAGCCCCTGACCGCCACCAGCGCCAACCAGTCCGGCGAGCCTCCGGCAGCGCGCCTGGACGAGCTGGACCCGGAGCTGGTGCGCGCCGTCGGCGGATACATCGCCGCCGAGCCACAACCTGCAGGCGGCCGGCCGTCCACCATCGTGTCCATCGAGCCGGACGGCTCCCTGCGCGTGGTCCGCGAGGGCATTGTCCCAACCCTCGTGCTGGAGCAGGCCGGGTTCTGCATCGTCAGCTAA
- the argS gene encoding arginine--tRNA ligase, producing the protein MRALTLFTQLLSDHVRQAGLQWPDKASLEPPKDKKFGDLASNLAMVLAGQAKAKPRDIAQRMADDLATHPEIDSVEIAGPGFVNVTFSPAFWQQSVPEILRAGDEYGHVDVGAGKKVQVEYVSANPTGPLHIGHGRGAALGDSIARILRFTGHDVETEYYLNDAGRQMNLLGMSVWVRLKQSLGMDVVLPEDCYKGDYIEDIAADVLKDHPELADAAKSDDADVIASALDICRVAAMTEILNGIKKDLADFGVEHQVWFSELSLVETGVVEKTLAALKEQGRAYEEDGAFWFKSTLFGDDKDRVLRKSDGSLTYFASDIAYHANKYARGFDLVVDVWGADHHGYIPRMKAAVEALGKSRDALEVVLVQLVNLLRGGEQIAMSTRAGEFETLADVVHEVGSDAARFIFLSRKSDSKLDFDLELVKAKTMDNPVFYVQYAHARIHSLMRKAVEEGRTIPDASDATPETLAALNTPEDIALLRLLDQFPDAVSAAARTLSPHHVSGYLLELAGSLHRYYTAHPVLAAGDERTVVARLLLLATVAQVVRTGLGLLGVSAPDRM; encoded by the coding sequence ATGCGCGCACTCACCCTGTTCACCCAGCTCCTCTCGGACCACGTCCGCCAGGCCGGCCTGCAATGGCCGGACAAGGCCAGTCTCGAACCGCCTAAGGACAAGAAGTTCGGCGACCTGGCCTCCAACCTCGCCATGGTCCTGGCCGGCCAGGCCAAGGCCAAGCCTCGCGACATCGCCCAGCGTATGGCCGACGACCTGGCCACCCACCCGGAAATCGACAGCGTGGAGATTGCCGGGCCCGGCTTCGTCAACGTCACCTTCTCCCCTGCCTTCTGGCAGCAGTCCGTGCCGGAGATACTGCGCGCCGGCGACGAGTACGGCCACGTGGATGTGGGCGCGGGCAAAAAGGTCCAGGTGGAGTACGTCTCCGCCAACCCCACCGGCCCCCTGCACATCGGCCACGGCCGCGGCGCCGCCCTGGGCGACAGCATTGCGCGCATCCTGCGCTTCACCGGCCACGACGTGGAGACCGAGTACTACCTCAACGACGCCGGCCGGCAGATGAACCTTCTGGGCATGTCCGTGTGGGTGCGGCTGAAGCAAAGCCTGGGCATGGATGTGGTCCTGCCTGAGGACTGCTACAAGGGCGACTACATCGAAGACATCGCCGCCGACGTGCTCAAGGACCATCCCGAGCTGGCAGACGCGGCCAAAAGCGACGACGCAGACGTCATAGCCAGCGCCCTGGACATCTGCCGCGTGGCCGCCATGACTGAAATCCTGAACGGCATCAAGAAGGATCTCGCGGACTTCGGCGTGGAGCACCAAGTGTGGTTCTCGGAGCTAAGCCTAGTGGAAACCGGCGTCGTGGAAAAGACCCTGGCCGCGCTCAAGGAGCAGGGCCGGGCCTACGAGGAAGACGGCGCGTTCTGGTTCAAGTCCACGCTGTTCGGCGACGACAAGGATCGCGTGCTGCGCAAGTCCGACGGCAGCCTGACCTACTTCGCCTCGGACATCGCCTACCACGCCAACAAGTACGCCCGCGGCTTCGATCTCGTGGTGGACGTCTGGGGCGCGGACCATCACGGCTACATCCCGCGCATGAAGGCCGCCGTCGAGGCCCTGGGCAAGAGCCGCGACGCCCTGGAGGTCGTGCTGGTGCAGCTCGTGAACCTCCTTCGCGGGGGCGAGCAGATCGCCATGTCCACCCGCGCCGGCGAGTTCGAGACTTTGGCCGACGTAGTGCACGAGGTGGGCTCGGACGCCGCGCGTTTCATCTTTCTCTCGCGCAAGAGCGACTCCAAGCTGGACTTCGACCTCGAGCTGGTCAAGGCAAAGACCATGGACAACCCGGTCTTCTACGTGCAGTACGCGCATGCGCGCATCCACTCGCTGATGCGCAAGGCCGTGGAGGAAGGACGGACCATTCCCGACGCGTCCGACGCGACGCCGGAGACCCTGGCCGCCCTGAACACGCCCGAGGACATCGCCCTGCTGCGCCTTCTCGATCAGTTCCCGGATGCAGTCTCCGCGGCTGCCAGGACGTTGAGCCCGCACCACGTGAGCGGCTACCTCCTGGAGCTCGCCGGATCGCTGCACCGCTATTATACCGCGCATCCCGTTCTCGCCGCCGGCGATGAACGCACCGTTGTCGCCCGGTTGCTCCTGCTCGCCACTGTCGCCCAGGTCGTTCGCACCGGCCTGGGGCTGCTCGGCGTCTCGGCTCCGGACCGGATGTAG
- a CDS encoding NUDIX domain-containing protein, whose translation MSGQIPCPHCGKPTGKYDNPTPTVDVVIYDPARGVVLVERKNFPPGWALPGGFVDTGERVEAAAVREAREETGLDVVITSLLGVYSDPERDPRQHTMSVVFTAQTSDPDALTAGDDAGNAKFFPLDGLPAPLAFDHARILKDFEDRLARLAP comes from the coding sequence GTGTCCGGCCAGATACCATGCCCGCATTGCGGCAAGCCCACAGGAAAGTACGACAATCCGACTCCGACTGTTGATGTGGTGATCTATGACCCGGCGCGCGGCGTGGTGCTGGTGGAGCGCAAGAACTTCCCTCCGGGCTGGGCCCTGCCCGGCGGCTTCGTGGACACGGGCGAGCGCGTGGAGGCGGCGGCCGTGCGTGAAGCCAGGGAGGAGACCGGCCTGGACGTGGTGATCACCTCGTTGCTGGGCGTGTACTCCGACCCGGAGCGGGACCCGCGCCAGCACACCATGTCCGTGGTCTTCACCGCGCAGACGTCCGACCCGGACGCCCTGACCGCCGGGGACGACGCCGGCAACGCAAAGTTTTTCCCGCTGGATGGGCTGCCTGCGCCGCTGGCCTTTGACCACGCCAGGATTCTCAAGGATTTCGAGGACCGTCTTGCGCGACTCGCGCCATGA
- a CDS encoding STT3 domain-containing protein, with protein sequence MIFSREHSIRRDWKALIVTCVIVMLAGMAVRMQELPEWNQPAYRVAGEFIMGTHDAYHWLAGAMGFGSAADAPPSELLRALSHMTGISVGNLGFFLPAIFGGLVGAATVLWAWALGGLEAGLVAGVIATLAPGYYYRSRLGYYDTDIVTLLFPLLLTFGLAIWLDGSLCDSWVNRFRSAFSKKNGKAVADATKDEGAEEETAAPDEPDEPRRFFLIWPALLGGFGSWAALWHGYMLTFLQLTVFMLLFLVFVAGKRGRRGALLWGVAAFAAAGFWGLYGTLGAVVAALLAGALPKNIRAKVYSLAPGLLAAAVVLVASGAVESIVVGGSKFLASYIKPVAQQTAFRGDTGELVFPGIGQSVIEAQNLPLAEVFDRFHPWGWLSLAGIGGFFMLLVLRPSALFLLPFLAIALSAVKLGTRMAMFGAPAVGLGLGFLFLWIGRAVLGGQSWSRYVLTFILGALALGVALPGVSLFLTLPPTPVLSRHHAQALIDLGKEADKSSEVWTWWDWGYATHYYAGLQSFADGGRHYGEHVFTLGLALTTPSPMQSAQLIQYSAEHNEEPWTEWEKMGLDKTRDFLRSLGTEDLHLKPPMPLYVVATFENIRLSPWICYYGTWDFEKEQGVHARVASIRESFNLDWEKGTMTFQDEKEPIEVKSIHVLSSQGRKDRHYDKNTGPNLILNSESRRYYALDDLAFQSMLTQLLIAPKEFERLDRYFELVYDDFPWVRVYKVREVPKDAPAKPQTPAVESPEANGTAANATQPTNGTESGENTTQPANTTQ encoded by the coding sequence ATGATTTTTTCGCGAGAGCACAGCATCCGTCGGGACTGGAAGGCCCTCATCGTCACCTGCGTCATTGTCATGCTGGCGGGCATGGCCGTACGCATGCAGGAGCTGCCCGAATGGAACCAGCCCGCCTACAGGGTTGCGGGCGAGTTCATCATGGGCACGCACGACGCCTACCACTGGCTGGCAGGGGCCATGGGCTTTGGCAGCGCCGCGGATGCGCCGCCGTCGGAGCTTCTGCGCGCGCTCAGCCATATGACGGGTATTTCCGTGGGCAACCTCGGCTTCTTCCTGCCGGCGATCTTCGGCGGTCTGGTGGGCGCGGCCACGGTCCTGTGGGCCTGGGCCCTGGGCGGTCTGGAGGCCGGCCTGGTGGCCGGCGTCATCGCCACCCTTGCGCCCGGCTACTACTACCGCAGCCGTCTGGGCTACTACGACACCGACATCGTGACCCTGCTCTTTCCGTTGCTGCTCACCTTCGGGCTGGCGATCTGGCTGGATGGATCATTATGCGACAGCTGGGTCAACCGCTTCAGGTCCGCGTTCTCCAAAAAGAACGGTAAGGCCGTAGCGGATGCAACCAAAGACGAGGGCGCTGAAGAAGAAACAGCGGCACCGGACGAGCCCGACGAGCCGCGGCGCTTCTTCCTGATCTGGCCGGCGCTGCTGGGCGGGTTCGGCTCCTGGGCCGCGCTGTGGCACGGCTACATGCTCACCTTCCTGCAACTTACTGTGTTCATGCTGCTTTTCCTGGTGTTCGTCGCTGGAAAACGCGGCCGCCGCGGCGCGCTGCTCTGGGGCGTGGCGGCATTTGCCGCTGCCGGGTTCTGGGGCCTGTACGGCACCCTGGGCGCCGTGGTTGCGGCCCTGCTGGCCGGTGCGCTGCCGAAGAATATTCGCGCCAAGGTCTACAGCCTGGCGCCGGGCCTTCTGGCGGCGGCTGTGGTGCTCGTGGCCTCGGGCGCGGTAGAGTCCATCGTCGTCGGCGGCTCCAAGTTCCTTGCCAGCTACATCAAGCCGGTGGCGCAGCAGACCGCCTTCCGCGGCGATACCGGCGAGCTCGTCTTCCCCGGCATCGGCCAATCCGTCATCGAGGCGCAGAACCTGCCCCTTGCCGAGGTTTTCGACCGCTTCCACCCGTGGGGCTGGCTCTCTCTGGCCGGCATCGGCGGATTCTTCATGCTGCTGGTGCTGCGGCCCTCGGCCCTGTTTCTGCTGCCGTTCCTGGCCATCGCCCTTTCCGCGGTCAAGCTGGGCACGCGCATGGCCATGTTCGGCGCGCCTGCCGTGGGCCTGGGCCTGGGCTTTCTCTTTTTGTGGATCGGCCGGGCCGTGCTGGGCGGGCAGAGCTGGAGCCGTTACGTGCTCACCTTCATTCTGGGAGCGCTCGCCCTGGGTGTGGCCTTACCGGGCGTTTCGCTCTTCCTGACCCTGCCGCCCACGCCCGTGCTCTCGCGGCACCACGCCCAGGCGCTCATCGACCTGGGCAAGGAGGCGGACAAGTCCAGCGAGGTCTGGACCTGGTGGGACTGGGGCTACGCCACCCATTACTACGCCGGGTTGCAGTCCTTCGCCGACGGCGGCCGCCACTACGGCGAGCATGTCTTTACCCTCGGCCTGGCGCTGACCACGCCGAGCCCCATGCAGTCGGCCCAGCTCATCCAGTACTCGGCCGAGCACAACGAGGAGCCCTGGACAGAGTGGGAGAAGATGGGCCTGGACAAGACCAGGGACTTTCTGCGCAGCCTGGGCACCGAGGACCTGCACCTGAAGCCGCCCATGCCGCTCTATGTGGTGGCCACCTTCGAGAACATCCGCCTGTCGCCGTGGATCTGCTACTACGGGACCTGGGACTTCGAGAAGGAGCAGGGCGTGCACGCCCGCGTGGCCTCTATTCGGGAGTCCTTCAACCTGGACTGGGAAAAGGGCACCATGACCTTCCAGGACGAGAAGGAGCCCATCGAGGTGAAGTCCATCCACGTGCTGAGCTCCCAGGGCAGGAAGGACCGCCATTACGACAAGAACACCGGGCCGAACCTGATTCTGAACTCCGAGAGCCGGCGCTACTACGCCCTGGACGACCTCGCCTTCCAGTCCATGCTCACGCAGCTTCTGATAGCGCCCAAGGAGTTCGAGCGGCTGGATCGCTACTTCGAGCTGGTCTACGACGACTTCCCCTGGGTGCGAGTCTACAAGGTGCGCGAGGTGCCCAAGGACGCGCCGGCAAAGCCGCAGACCCCGGCCGTGGAATCACCCGAAGCTAACGGCACGGCGGCCAACGCCACCCAGCCGACCAATGGGACCGAGTCTGGCGAAAACACGACCCAGCCGGCCAACACCACGCAGTAA
- a CDS encoding ACP S-malonyltransferase, translating into MNPTTTTALLFPGQGSQEPGMGRSLAEASSDVMDLWKKAESAAGAALREIYWDGDAEAMAETRYLQPALTVVNISVFMALEPALEKNGVKAMMTGHSLGEFSALAAARVLSLEDVVNTVALRGRLMAEADPEGRGAMAAVLKLDQGAVEELVREVGDSTGKLLVLANRNSPSQYVVSGEAEAVDAMAQPVKERKGRLVKLPVSGAFHSPLMQEAANELAGFMKKLSWGAPRYPVYFNVTAGPESDPAAVMDIMCRQMISPVRYIEIVDGLWQAGARQFLELGPKTVLAKLTAACLGKDKEFETQSVIEPDAVRDVFPA; encoded by the coding sequence ATGAACCCCACGACCACGACCGCCCTGCTCTTTCCCGGCCAGGGCTCCCAGGAACCCGGCATGGGCCGCAGCCTGGCCGAGGCGTCCAGCGATGTGATGGACCTCTGGAAAAAAGCGGAGTCCGCCGCCGGCGCTGCCTTGCGCGAAATATACTGGGATGGCGACGCCGAGGCCATGGCCGAGACACGCTACTTGCAGCCGGCCCTGACCGTTGTCAACATCAGCGTGTTCATGGCGCTGGAGCCTGCGCTGGAGAAAAACGGCGTGAAGGCGATGATGACCGGCCACAGCCTGGGCGAGTTCAGCGCACTGGCCGCGGCCAGGGTGCTTTCCCTGGAGGACGTCGTCAACACCGTGGCCCTGCGCGGCCGGCTGATGGCAGAGGCCGATCCCGAGGGACGCGGCGCCATGGCCGCCGTGCTCAAGCTGGACCAGGGCGCGGTGGAAGAGCTGGTGCGCGAGGTGGGCGACTCCACCGGCAAGCTGCTGGTGCTGGCCAACCGCAACTCCCCCTCCCAGTACGTGGTGAGCGGCGAGGCCGAGGCCGTGGACGCCATGGCCCAGCCCGTGAAGGAGCGCAAGGGCCGGCTGGTGAAGCTGCCCGTATCCGGCGCTTTCCACAGCCCGCTGATGCAGGAGGCCGCCAACGAGCTGGCCGGCTTCATGAAAAAGCTGTCCTGGGGCGCGCCGCGCTATCCCGTGTACTTCAACGTCACGGCTGGTCCGGAGTCCGACCCGGCCGCGGTCATGGACATCATGTGCCGGCAGATGATCTCGCCGGTGCGCTACATCGAGATCGTGGACGGCCTGTGGCAGGCCGGCGCCAGACAGTTCCTGGAGCTGGGCCCCAAGACCGTCCTGGCCAAGCTCACGGCCGCGTGCCTGGGCAAGGACAAGGAGTTTGAAACGCAGAGCGTGATCGAGCCGGACGCCGTGCGGGACGTATTCCCCGCCTGA
- a CDS encoding glycosyltransferase family 9 protein, producing the protein MHDDKIILVHNGALGDFLIAWPALLAVARQYGNEAALLYAGREPYAPWAAAAGFQPAPGETRAAVERLYGASSWDTPALAPLAGSRIIWIGLRTPPFDAALLHATDGGARLTFLPMVPENGGGESVRAHLARMMDERLALPWPEDAATVWQERVARWHGLNGRSGDEKNGEIGGDVLLFPGAGHRAKEWPAQRWLDLARRLLDRGLSCRLVLGPVELERGFDAQGVPAIAPPSLAELIERIAEAAAVAGADTGPMHAAALTGTPALALFGPTGARLWAPAEACILRADVDCRPCSTTTHGIACAERDCMESIAVDAVEKSVLEILDVKKEKPACLSSQTSRLLQKQ; encoded by the coding sequence ATGCATGATGACAAGATTATCTTGGTCCACAACGGCGCCTTGGGCGATTTTCTTATCGCCTGGCCGGCGCTTCTGGCCGTGGCCCGGCAGTATGGCAACGAGGCTGCCCTGCTCTACGCCGGCCGGGAGCCGTACGCGCCGTGGGCTGCTGCAGCCGGGTTCCAGCCCGCTCCGGGAGAGACACGCGCCGCCGTGGAGCGGCTCTACGGTGCAAGCAGCTGGGACACCCCCGCCCTCGCGCCCCTTGCAGGATCGCGCATCATCTGGATCGGCCTGCGCACACCGCCCTTCGATGCCGCGCTTCTGCACGCAACAGATGGTGGAGCGCGGCTCACCTTCCTGCCCATGGTTCCGGAAAATGGCGGGGGCGAGTCGGTCCGCGCACATCTGGCGCGCATGATGGACGAACGGCTCGCGCTGCCCTGGCCCGAGGACGCAGCCACGGTATGGCAGGAGCGCGTGGCGCGCTGGCATGGTCTGAATGGTCGAAGCGGAGATGAAAAGAACGGGGAGATTGGTGGGGATGTACTGCTTTTCCCCGGCGCCGGACACCGCGCCAAGGAGTGGCCTGCGCAGCGTTGGCTCGACCTCGCCCGGCGGCTCCTCGATCGCGGCCTCTCCTGCCGCCTTGTGCTGGGTCCGGTCGAGCTGGAGCGCGGGTTCGACGCGCAGGGCGTCCCGGCCATCGCGCCCCCTTCCCTGGCAGAGCTGATCGAGCGCATCGCCGAAGCCGCCGCCGTGGCCGGCGCGGACACCGGCCCCATGCACGCGGCCGCGCTCACAGGCACACCGGCCCTGGCCCTGTTCGGCCCCACCGGCGCGCGGCTGTGGGCGCCTGCGGAGGCTTGCATCCTGCGCGCAGACGTGGACTGCCGGCCGTGCTCCACCACCACGCACGGCATCGCCTGCGCGGAGCGGGACTGCATGGAGTCGATCGCGGTCGATGCTGTGGAGAAAAGCGTTCTGGAAATTCTGGATGTCAAAAAAGAGAAACCGGCTTGTCTGTCCTCTCAAACAAGCCGGCTTCTGCAAAAGCAATAG
- a CDS encoding 23S rRNA (pseudouridine(1915)-N(3))-methyltransferase RlmH, which produces MRTIRLIAVGKLKQPFFRDAAAHYADAVSRQYKLEETTVKDGPSKLGPEDKSAWEGEKILAALDDRDIPICMDERGKARGSEDFAAWLGGMLEDQNRRPCFIVGGAFGFSPAVRRAGVHTISLGPMTLPHELARVVLLEQLYRASTIIAGIPYHHR; this is translated from the coding sequence ATGCGAACCATCCGCCTCATTGCCGTGGGCAAGCTCAAGCAGCCGTTCTTTCGCGACGCCGCTGCGCACTACGCAGACGCCGTGTCCAGGCAGTACAAGCTGGAGGAAACCACGGTCAAGGACGGCCCGTCCAAGCTGGGGCCGGAGGACAAGTCCGCCTGGGAGGGGGAGAAGATCCTCGCCGCCCTGGACGACCGCGACATCCCCATCTGCATGGACGAACGCGGCAAGGCGCGCGGGTCCGAGGACTTTGCCGCGTGGCTGGGGGGCATGCTGGAGGACCAGAACCGCCGGCCGTGCTTCATTGTGGGGGGAGCGTTCGGGTTCTCGCCGGCCGTGCGCCGCGCCGGAGTCCACACCATAAGCCTTGGCCCAATGACCCTGCCCCACGAGCTGGCGCGGGTGGTGCTCCTGGAGCAGCTCTACCGCGCCTCCACCATCATCGCCGGAATCCCCTACCACCACCGCTGA